The following proteins are encoded in a genomic region of Arachis ipaensis cultivar K30076 chromosome B02, Araip1.1, whole genome shotgun sequence:
- the LOC107625763 gene encoding 60S ribosomal protein L27a-3, producing MTTRLKKNRKKRGHVSAGHGRIGKHRKHPGGRGNAGGMHHHRILFDKYHPGYFGKVGMRYFNKHRNKFYCPTVNIDQLWSLVPQEVKDKASEEKKAPLIDVTQNGYFKVLGKGVLPQNQPVVVKAKLISKLAEKKIKENGGAVLLTA from the coding sequence ATGACAACCCGCTTGAAGAAGAATCGCAAGAAGCGCGGTCACGTGAGCGCTGGGCACGGTCGTATCGGAAAGCACCGCAAGCATCCTGGAGGTCGTGGTAACGCCGGTGGCATGCACCACCACCGAATCCTATTTGACAAGTACCATCCCGGATACTTCGGTAAGGTAGGTATGCGCTACTTCAACAAGCATCGCAACAAGTTTTATTGTCCAACCGTGAACATTGATCAACTCTGGTCCCTGGTCCCGCAAGAGGTGAAGGATAAGGCTTCCGAGGAGAAGAAGGCTCCGTTGATCGATGTCACGCAGAACGGTTACTTCAAGGTCTTGGGAAAAGGTGTACTCCCTCAGAATCAGCCTGTTGTCGTGAAGGCTAAGCTTATTTCCAAGCTCGCTGAGAAGAAGATCAAGGAGAATGGCGGCGCCGTCCTTCTCACCGcataa